A genomic window from Dioscorea cayenensis subsp. rotundata cultivar TDr96_F1 unplaced genomic scaffold, TDr96_F1_v2_PseudoChromosome.rev07_lg8_w22 25.fasta BLBR01001348.1, whole genome shotgun sequence includes:
- the LOC120256238 gene encoding uncharacterized protein LOC120256238 produces the protein MTTLFRAQDFWDLIEKGVPEKEDEAKTKDNKKRDAKAIYLIQQAVIRFCHSGKIFENLHIKNGELVQDYVTRVGELVNQMKSLGDTISKAIVVGKILRSMGAKYNHVVTVIEESHDITKLTLDVLIASLSSHEARLISQSDQGDEKALHVRNEPLSSKDADKTPSRGHGRGSFRGSVRGRGRGRGRGAEMKAQQSEQGASMVAEEKEKEVSNLFMVLNEGESSVNSVWIIDSGCSNHMTRENSYFTELDESQKLKVILGDDKEIAVEGRGTVAISAGEGCVEAFSTMFSLSLASLIIF, from the exons ATGACGACTCTCTTTCGAGCTCAAGATTTTTGGGATCTTATTGAAAAGGGTGTTCcggagaaagaagatgaagccAAGACAAAGGACAACAAAAAACGAGATGCCAAGGCTATCTACCTGATTCAACAAGCAGTAATTCG CTTCTGTCATTCCGGCAAGATTTTCGAGAATCTGCACATCAAGAATGGTGAGCTTGTTCAAGATTATGTAACCCGAGTCGGGGAGTTGGTGAATCAGATGAAGTCTCTTGGTGATACAATCTCTAAGGCGATAGTAGTGGGAAAAATCCTAAGAAGCAtgggagctaagtataatcacgTGGTGACTGTCATTGAGGAGTCGCATGATATTACTAAGCTTACACTAGATGTGCTCATAGCCTCCCTATCCTCTCATGAAGCCCGGTTGATCAGCCAGTCTGATCAAGGTGATGAGAAGGCCCTTCATGTGAGGAATGAGCCGTTATCTTCGAAGGACGCTGACAAAACACCTTCAAGAGGTCACGGGAGAGGTTCGTTCAGAGGTTCTGTacgaggaagaggaagaggaagaggaaggggaGCAGAAATGAAGGCGCAACAAAGTG AGCAAGGAGCTTCAATGGTGGCggaagagaaggaaaaggaagTGAGTAATCTATTTATGGTGCTTAATGAAGGGGAGAGTTCGGTGAACTCGGTGTGGATCATCGACTCAGGTTGTTCTAATCATATGACCAGAGAGAATAGCTATTTTACAGAGCTTGATGAATCCCAGAAGCTCAAGGTGATATTGGGGGATGACAAGGAGATAGCGGTGGAAGGAAGAGGTACAGTTGCCATCAGTGCTGGAGAAGGGTGTGTAGAAGCTTTCTCCACAATGTTCAGTTTGTCCCTGGCCTCGCTCATAATCTTTTGA